The Panthera leo isolate Ple1 chromosome A3, P.leo_Ple1_pat1.1, whole genome shotgun sequence genome contains the following window.
TCTGCTCTTCAGAAAGGGGTGCTCAGGGGACCCTTGGCACTCAGCGGGGCGCCCGGGCCTGTGCAACACAGCCCGACGCACACAGACACTGGAAAGGGGGCGCCCGGTGCCTCCCACGGCGATTCCAGAGCCGCCGGGTCACAGCTGCCGGGCCGAAAGGCAGACGTCAGGCAGTCCGGTGGGGTCCTTGGGGGGCGCAGGTCTCCCCTTCTTCGGGCTCGGTGTGGAGGGGGAGGGTCGAGCCCGAGAGGGGGAGCCGCGCCggcaggggcaggcagggcgGGCGCGGCCCTCATAGCACCTTGCAGCAGTTGATGCAGCCGTTCTGGGAGCCGTAGCGCTTCTGCAGCGCGGCGCGCGTGGCGGTCTCGAAGACCTCGCGCACGCCCTCCTTGGTCTTGGCGGAGCACTCGAGGTAGTCGTAGGCTTGGATGCGCACGGCCATGGCGCGGCCGTCATCCGTGCGCACGGGTTCCTGCTTCATGCGGGCCAGCTCCGTGCGGACGTGCTCATCGCTGCGCAGGTCTTTCTTGTTGGCCACCAGGATGATGGGCACGTTGGGGCAGAAGTGCTTCACCTCGGGCACCCACTTCTCGGGGATGTTCTCTAGCGAATCGGGGCTGTCCACTGAGAAGCACATGAGGATCACATCGGTGTCTGGGTAGGAGAGCGGCCGCAGGCGGTCGTAGTCCTCCTGGCCCGCCGTGTCCCACAGCGCCAGCTCCACCTGCTTGCCGTCCACCTCGATATCGGCCACATAGTTCTCGAAGACGGTGGGCACGTACACCTCGGGGAACTCGTCCTTACTGAACACGATCAGCAGGCACGTCTTGCCGCACGCGCCGTCGCCCACCACCACCAGCTTCTTGCGGATGGCCGCCATGAGCGGGCCGGGCCCGGGCAGCAGGAGGGGGCCCGCGAACGCCTCGCTGCCGTCCCGCTCTCCGCTCACTGCTCACCTCGGGCTGCGCGCTGGGGGCGAGGGTCGCTAGCTGCACCCGGGCCCCGCGGTGGCGCGTTCTCTCCGTGCGCTCAGGCTGCCGtggcgggggcgcgggggcatAGGGCGCGCCGTGGGTCTCCGCGCTGCTCCGGGGCGGTGGCCGCTCTTCTCGCCCCGGGCCCGGGGTCGGTGCCTTTGTGCGCAAACGGTGGCTCGAGCAGCGGAGCCAGCCGGGTCCCTTCCCCAGTTTCTATAGGTGTCGCCCGGGATACAAGAGAGCACTGACTACAGGCAGACTGCGGTGGCAGATGCGGGCTGCGGCCCTAGCGCCCGCTATTTAAAGAGTTCGGCCACTTTCTTAATATAGCCGCCCAATGGGAAGCGAGCCGACTGAGCTCATCGCTGCGGAGCTTGGCTCTGATTGGCCACCCGCCGCAGCccaggggcggggccggccgtGCTTGATTGACGGCCCAGGCCGCGGGGCTGGGAGAGGCGGCGACTGGGGAGTCTGCGCCTCCGCTGTCGCTGCGGGGCTCTGGCCGCACCGGGGttcccccctcctctttcccGCGTCCTGTTCGCAGCCAGCCCGGGCCCGGAGCTGGCGGCCGGGAGCCTGCGGGGCCTGGGCGAGCGGATCCGAGAGAGGCTGCACTTTGTGGGGCGTTGGCTCAAAATTGTCCCGCTTCCTTGCAAACTCCCAGCGGTGGCCGGCCCTGTGGGGGAGGGAGCGGCTCCTTTAAgcggttttgtttttaaataaacacacgcgcgctcacacacacacacgtttgttTCCGAgcaaggtttttttcttttcccttagaaGCGGCCCTTTCCCTAACCTACTCCGCCACTCCCAACTCCCCCCACCCTGGTACTCTTCCCTGGGACAGCCCTAG
Protein-coding sequences here:
- the RHOB gene encoding rho-related GTP-binding protein RhoB, with protein sequence MAAIRKKLVVVGDGACGKTCLLIVFSKDEFPEVYVPTVFENYVADIEVDGKQVELALWDTAGQEDYDRLRPLSYPDTDVILMCFSVDSPDSLENIPEKWVPEVKHFCPNVPIILVANKKDLRSDEHVRTELARMKQEPVRTDDGRAMAVRIQAYDYLECSAKTKEGVREVFETATRAALQKRYGSQNGCINCCKVL